The proteins below are encoded in one region of Myxococcales bacterium:
- the ttcA gene encoding tRNA 2-thiocytidine(32) synthetase TtcA: MKISESSMQTQQSIALPRKQSVLERSLARSMGHCIADFNLIEAQDRVMVCLSGGKDSYALLHLLERARQRAPVAFELIVVHVDQGQPGYDGEPLERWLQEQGFEYHILKEDTYSVVIDRVEEGKTYCALCSRLRRGILYTTATKLGCTKIALGHHRDDTIETLLLNMFFAGSMRAMPARLVSDDQKHVVIRPLLYAAESDIAAFAKEQAFPILPCNLCGSQDNLRRAQIKRWLKELEQSHPGLRQNMLAALGNIKAAHLLDTRIKQEKNIVAKPGHLPVVT; this comes from the coding sequence GTGAAAATTTCAGAATCTTCGATGCAAACTCAGCAAAGTATAGCCCTTCCGAGAAAACAAAGCGTTTTAGAGCGAAGTCTTGCGCGGTCGATGGGCCACTGTATCGCGGACTTTAATCTGATTGAAGCTCAAGACCGGGTGATGGTGTGTTTGAGCGGCGGCAAAGACAGTTATGCTTTGCTTCATCTTTTGGAAAGGGCCCGGCAACGAGCACCCGTTGCTTTTGAGCTCATTGTTGTGCATGTGGATCAAGGCCAGCCCGGTTACGATGGCGAGCCACTTGAGCGTTGGCTTCAAGAGCAGGGCTTTGAGTACCATATATTAAAAGAGGACACTTACTCGGTGGTGATCGATCGGGTCGAGGAAGGCAAGACCTACTGCGCTCTGTGTTCGCGCTTGCGTCGAGGGATTTTGTATACGACTGCAACGAAGCTCGGCTGCACGAAAATCGCGCTCGGGCATCATCGGGACGATACGATTGAAACCTTGCTCCTGAATATGTTTTTTGCCGGTTCGATGCGGGCCATGCCGGCGCGCCTTGTGAGTGATGATCAAAAACACGTGGTGATTCGACCTCTGCTTTATGCAGCTGAGTCGGACATTGCTGCGTTTGCTAAGGAGCAAGCTTTTCCTATTTTGCCTTGCAATTTATGTGGCTCGCAGGACAATTTGCGGCGAGCGCAGATCAAGCGGTGGCTAAAGGAACTTGAGCAGAGCCATCCCGGATTGCGACAAAACATGTTAGCAGCGCTAGGGAATATCAAAGCGGCTCATCTGCTTGATACCCGTATAAAACAAGAAAAAAACATCGTGGCTAAGCCGGGCCACTTGCCAGTGGTGACATGA